In a single window of the Anguilla rostrata isolate EN2019 chromosome 4, ASM1855537v3, whole genome shotgun sequence genome:
- the ube2wb gene encoding probable ubiquitin-conjugating enzyme E2 W-B isoform X1, which yields MASMQKRLQKELLALQNDPPPGMTLNEKSVQNTITQWIVDMEGAPGTLYEGEKFQLLFKFSGRYPFDSPQVMFTGENVPVHPHVYSNGHICLSILTEDWSPALSVQSVCLSIISMLSSCKEKRRPPDNSFYVRTCNKNPKKTKWWYHDDTC from the exons aagaGGCTACAGAAGGAACTATTAGCTTTGCAAAATGACCCACCTCCTGGAATGACGCTGAATGAGAAGAGTGTACAGAATACAATTACGCA atggATTGTAGACATGGAAGGCGCCCCTGGAACACTGTATGAAGGAGAGAAATTTCAGCTACTTTTCAAATTTAGTGGTAGATATCCATTTGATTCACCTCAG gTCATGTTCACTGGCGAGAATGTGCCTGTTCATCCTCATGTTTATAGCAACGGTCACATCTGTTTGTCCATATTAACAGAAGACTGGTCCCCTGCACTTtcagtgcagtctgtctgtcttagCATTATCAGCATGCTGTCCAGCTGCAAAGAAAAG AGACGGCCTCCTGATAACTCGTTTTATGTAAGAACATGTAATAAGAATCCAAAGAAAACTAAATGGTGGTATCATG acgATACTTGCTAA
- the ube2wb gene encoding probable ubiquitin-conjugating enzyme E2 W-B isoform X2 has protein sequence MASMQRLQKELLALQNDPPPGMTLNEKSVQNTITQWIVDMEGAPGTLYEGEKFQLLFKFSGRYPFDSPQVMFTGENVPVHPHVYSNGHICLSILTEDWSPALSVQSVCLSIISMLSSCKEKRRPPDNSFYVRTCNKNPKKTKWWYHDDTC, from the exons aGGCTACAGAAGGAACTATTAGCTTTGCAAAATGACCCACCTCCTGGAATGACGCTGAATGAGAAGAGTGTACAGAATACAATTACGCA atggATTGTAGACATGGAAGGCGCCCCTGGAACACTGTATGAAGGAGAGAAATTTCAGCTACTTTTCAAATTTAGTGGTAGATATCCATTTGATTCACCTCAG gTCATGTTCACTGGCGAGAATGTGCCTGTTCATCCTCATGTTTATAGCAACGGTCACATCTGTTTGTCCATATTAACAGAAGACTGGTCCCCTGCACTTtcagtgcagtctgtctgtcttagCATTATCAGCATGCTGTCCAGCTGCAAAGAAAAG AGACGGCCTCCTGATAACTCGTTTTATGTAAGAACATGTAATAAGAATCCAAAGAAAACTAAATGGTGGTATCATG acgATACTTGCTAA